The Haloplanus sp. GDY1 genomic sequence CACATCGAAAGTGTCGACCCAGGAAGCGTACTCGGGCGACGAACCGACGAAACTGGACCACCTCGCCGCTCGCCCGATGAACGAGCTGATGGATCTCGGCCCGAACACGGCCCACATGAACCAGAAGCCACAGAACCCGTTTTCGCCGGGCGACCGCGTCATCAAAGCTGGTGACGAAGATGCATCTGTGGCGGTCGTCGTCGAAGTACTCCCTCCGGAGAAGGACGTGGGCGTCTACGGCCAGTCGATGGACGGCGAGGCTGTCTGTGTCGCGTTCCCCAGTAGCCTCGATCAAGGGCCGAGCAACTGGCGAGATATCGACCCGGCCCTCCTCTCGTCGTACTGCGACGACCAGGACATCAAGCTGTACACGTACAAGCACACGAACCTGGAATTCGCCGAGAATCCGTTCACGCCGGGCGACCGGGTCGTCAAGGCGAGTCACGACGATCCCGACGAGGCCGTCGTGGTCGCCCGTACTGACGGCGCCACCTCAGAGCCGGTGTCGGTGGTCTACACTGGACAGCTTGAGGATCCGGAGATGTTTCCGGGCGCTCTGGAATCACACTGTGACGGCGAGGGAATCAAACAGTACTCGTACGCCCCCTCTGACTTGGAGTGGGCCGAGTAGAACCTCGTATGGAACGCAACGCGCTACTCGACCGGTTGTACTCGCTGTTGGACGACCTCGAACGACAGGTGGGAGGGATGCAGCGACTCGGGGACTGCGACGGCTACATGGACTGGCCGGACCGCGGTGTCTACTTCTTTTTCGCCACCGACGAGTACCGCACGAACGGCGACAAGCGCCGCCTCACGCGGGTCGGCACGCACGCAGTCTCCGACGGGAGCGACACGTCCCTCTGGAATCGCCTTCGAACGCACCGTGGTGCCCTGAGCGGAACGTACGAGGACGGCGGTAACCATCGTGGGTCGGTCTTTCGGGAACGGGTCGGCGAAGCACTCATTGAACGTCACGACCTCCACGACGACTATCCCGAATGGGGGCACGGAAGCAGCGCTAGCCGTGACCGGCGTCTCGCGGAGCTCGACTTGGAGCGACGCGTCAGCGACTATATCCGTGAACTCCCGTTCCTCTGGGTGAAGATCGACGACGAACCGAGTTCCGACAGCGACCGAGCCTACGTCGAACGAAACACCATCGCCCTCGCGAGCAATTACCGCCGGGAAGCGATCGATCCACGGGCCGACGGATGGCTCGGTACCGACAGCCCGAGCGAGAAGATCCGAAATTCGGGTCTGTGGAACGTCGACCACGTCGACGAATCCTCTGACCCGGCCTTTCTCGACCGGTTAGCCGGAGCTATCGAAGAAACAGGGCCGCCGTAATTAGCACTCTCTGCTCTATTGCACCCTCGTTAGCTGATACAAACGATGTTCTGAGACGGAGATTTCATTCGGTACTGTAGAGCAGCGACTCCGGAGAATCTCGCTCAGAACGCCGACGCACCGACGGAGAGAGGAAGGGGAATTTATCCGTTCTCCGGATGTACGCTTGGGCATGAGTATCGATTCCGGGCACGGACCTGGCCGGGAATCGCGAATCACCCTGACCCACAACGAGGACGGGACCTGGACCGCCCGAGACCTCGAAGTCGAGGTGTCCGCTCAGGACGAAATGCGAGACGAGGCCCTCGAAAACCTCGATGCCGTCGTCGACGCGATCGAAAACGACGGTGGGCGTGAACCCACCGAGGAGGAGCTGCGAGAACTCGGAATCGATCCCGACGAGAACACACCGGGTCGCGGCGACCTGCCGGACGTTCTCAAGTAATTCGAATCTCCAGTTGGGGATATTCGCAAGCTCTGGATTCGTTCGGATTCAAGCCCGGTTCAGATCGGAATCCGGAGCGATTCCTTGTTCCGTGAGGAGCATTCGTGCGTCCCGTCGCACTGTCTGGTTTTCCGGGCGATCCTCGTGAGTTCGAATGCTCTTTGATGGACTCTGCGACCAGATCCACCGATTCCTCAGTCCCACAGCTAGCGACACTCCGGAGTGTTTTTTCGTAGCCACCCACCAACATCGGCAGTCCCTGTTCCGACCCGAGCACTTCATCGTTGACCGCCGTAATCTCGTCGTTCAGATTGTCGACGCCGTGAAAGCGGCCGACATCAGTGTCGTCACGCCTCTGTCCCGATTTTATAATCGGCAACACCGTTCGTCCCCGAGAAAGACTTGACTACGTCTATTTTCCGAACCAGTCACGGAGTTCGTCCTCGTACTTCTCCCCGATTCGAAATTCCACGTGCGTGTGGGAGTCATCCTCCCACTGACCGGGGATTAGGTCCCTCCGGAACTCTTCGGAGTACCACTGAACCCAGTGGCTGAGATGTATATTCAGCGCTCCCGTGTCGTGCGGGACGGACAGCCCATGGTTGTCCCGCATGCGCTGACGGATATCGACACCACGCACCCACTCCCCTTCGGCGTCCAGCAATACCTTCAGTAATGCATTTTTCTTCGGCGACAATCTCTCGAAAAAGTCGTCCGGTACGGTCATTGTTCTTCCAGTCCCTTCCTGATCTCCTCTTTGTACTTGTCACCGATTCTGTGCTCGGAGTTCTGGTGAGTCTCGTCCGCCCACCGTCCCTCGATCACATCCCGTCGTAGGTCTTCACCGTACTTCCGCGTGAGTCCTGCGATGATACCCGCCGATGCACGTCCACTCTGCCCCACATCTGCATCGTAGTCTTCCCTCATCCTCCGCCGAATCTCCTTTCCCTTTAGCCACTCCCCATCAGCATCCAGTAGGACCTTCAGCATGATTCGTTGCTTCTTCGATAGACTGTCGAAGAAGTCATCCGGGAGCCCGTCGCTGCCGGTCTCTTCCTCAAGCAGAGTCTGTCTCCCATCGTGAACAGCCACGTCCAGTAATTCGACACCAGTGGTCTCGGACACCTCTTTGTCGAACCCGATGCCCTCCCCGCTGAGGGAGACGGCGACTGATCCCTGGCCAGTTTCTACGTCGTCACGTAGTGTGAGTTCCATTATTTTGAGGGCGGTACTCTCTGAAACCTCACGCTCGAACGTGAGGCCGTCGCCAATTGTTTCCATTGTCACGGTCATCCTCACTCTGACAGTACTCTCTATATTATGTTAAAACTTGTCCTACTGTTGGTTCTGTAAGTAAGAACAGTACTATGCAATCCCGGTGAATCCTGGATGACGATTTCGACTACCTCTGGCAGCAACACTGTTGTATGCCGCTTTCTCACGACCGCCGCCACCCATGGAAATACCGTGAAAATGCAGGCTTCAGGCCGACGTTGTCAGCACTCTCCGTTCCTGCGGCACATCGAGACACGCAGGGTCGTACTCCTCATTGACGTGGTCTCCGTTCCACAACGGCGACTCACGGATTTTCGCGCTCCGGCTGTACTGTCCTAACCGATCCTTGCGCGGGTCAGGCGTCTCTCGTTCGTACGACGACGTATCCCTCGTCGACGTCGGGGAGGAGCCGTCGCTCCGTGTGCGCGAACACCTGTGGCTCGGTCAGGTCGGCCGCCGCGCTTGCCATGTTCGCCCAGTTCCGGGAGCGGGCAGATCAAGATTCGGTCGGTGGCGCCGTTCCCACCGCGCGGAGGGGCCGTGGTTCGGTGCCGCCGTCGCTGCCGCGACCCCACCGCTCCCGACGGCACGGCGCCTCACGGGCACGTCAGCCGCGACCGGAACTCGGGGCGACCCTCGACGCCCAGATCCGCCGCCAGCAGCGCGCCCGCGGCGGGTCCCAGTTCGCCCTTCGAACGCCGCTCGTAGTAACCGAGCCCCGTCGTCACGTACGCCGTCTCGTAGTTCTCGCCGCCGAAGGTCAGGCTGGACACCGTCTCCGCGGGGCAGGCGACCGTCTCGACGACCGCTCCCGAGTCGTCGTACCGGACCACCTGCCCGCCGTTCCACTCCGCCGACCAGACGTCCCCGGTCGCGTCGACGGTGAGTCCGTCCGGAAGGCCGTCGCGGTCGACGGCCGCGAACGCGGTGCGATCCGAGAGCCGCCCAGTCGCCTCCTCGTAGGCGTATCGCCGGATGCGACGCGCCTCCGACTCCGTGACGTACAGGCCGTCCCGGGCGGGCGTGAACCCGAGTCCGTTCGGGATGGCCAGATCGTCGACCAGGCGGTGGTACGTGCCGTCGGGATCGATCCGGTAGAGTCGACCGGGACGGCTCTCCGTCGGCATCGTCCCGGCGAACACGCGCCCCGCCGGGTCGGCGACGACGTCGTTGAATCGGGTATCGGACTCCTCGGGGAGTTCGAGGACCGGGTCCGCCTCCCACGTCCCCGTATCGAGACGACGGACGACTCCGCCGTCCTCGAAGAGCAGCAGGCTGCCGTCCGCCTCCACCGTGATGCCGGCGATCACGTCGGCCTCGAACACGTGCGCGTGCTCGCCCGTCGCCGGACGGTATCGGAACAGCGACCCCGCGGGGACGTCGATCCAGTAGAGCGCCTCGTCGTCGGGGTGCCAGATCGGCCCCTCCGCCACCTGGCAGCCGTAGTCGGCGACGATCGCGATATCGGTACTCACGGTCGGTACTGAACACGGCCACGGTGTTGAATCACCCGCACGGCTCCACCGAGCGCCTCGGCCACTCGTCCCCGTCGCCCTTCCGGGGGTTCGATACCGGTCGGCGGCACCCCCGGTCGCTACTCGAACGTGACTTCGACGTCGGGCGGCAGCGGCAGTCCGCGTTTTTCCCGTGCGGCCATCACGCGCCGGAACCCCTCCTGCATGCGGGGTCGCTCCGACGTCTCCAGGTCGTCGGTGTCGAACGCACCGTCCTCGCCCCCTTCGACGGCCACGCCGCCACCCAGACCCGCTCGGTACCGGTGTTCCCGACCGTGTGCATACGGCCGGTCGGGACGAACGCACAGTCGAACTGACGCATCGTGACGTCCCGGTACTCGGCCTGCAGACGGGCGTGGCCGTTCAACACCCAGTATCTCTCCTCGGTCGGACCCTCGCTCTCGAAGTGGCCGTGAAAGCCGATGTACGACCCCGGATCCAGCCGTTCTGCCATGACCCGAGATGATAGGCTTCCGAAACGACATAACCGTTCGTCGAGGTCGGGCGAACGCGCCGCCGCGTTCGATGGTGCCGGAGTGACGGCGGCGGTCGGCGCCGGACACCGCCCCGACGCGGCGCTCGTCGGCCGCCGCCTCACCCGGCCCGCATCCAGAGGTCCCGTCCCACGACGGCGACGGCGGCCGCGGCCGGGAGCACCACGGGGAGGGAGCCGGCGGCGCTCCCGTCCACGTCCAGGGCGATGCTCACGGCCACGACCAGCACCGGGAGGACCGGCCCCCCGGCCACCGCGGCGCCGAGGACCGGCCTGTCGCTACGGAGGTAGCCGACCCCCCACGCGAGCAGTCCGGGAAACAGGAGGAGCAGGGCGAGCAGGGCGAGTGCGGCGCCGAGCAGCGCGTTCAGCGTGTTGGTCGGGTCGCCCATCGTCCCCCTGCCGGCGGTCACCAGGAGGACCGTCGCGAGCGTTCCGATCCCCGCCCCGATCAGCGCCACGACCGCGGTCCAGCGTTGCCAGCGCGCCAGTCGCTCCCGGTCGCGCCGGTAGAGGGCGATCAGACCGAGCACCGTCAGTAGCACCGCGGCCAGCGCCACGGCGGGGACGACCGCCCGCTCGAACCAGAGGGCGCTGAACCGCGGCGGGTCGAAGACGTAGGAGTCGGTCGGCATCGGGCCGACCCACCGGGTCGGGACGCTCGCGACGAGTGCGAGGAGGCCGCCGAGGGCGGTCAGGCCGCCGACGAACCGGTGGCCCGGGGTCCACACGGTCACTCACCCCCCACGGCCACGACGGTCCCGCGTCGCGTCGCCGTCACGACGCCGCCGTCGAGGACCGCCGGCGCCAGCAGGGGTTCGACGCTCCGGAACCCCCACGTCGCCTCGCCGAAGCGGGCGGTGAAGGCGAGCAAGCGGGGGGGCGCCCGTCGGTCGCCCGACCCGGACCCCGTGGCGAAGGCGTGCCCGCCGGCGGCGGCGGTGACCGCACCGTCGCCGACGTACGAACACCAGCGAGGTTCGGGGGCGCCCTCGGCGCGCCGGTCGAGCGCGAACGTCGCGTCGCCGGCCTCGCCCGGCCGCTCGACGGCGTAGACGGTTTCGGGGGTGACCACCGGCATCGAGTAGGTGCGGCCGCCGCCCCGGTCGACGCTCCAGCGCTCCGACCCGTCGTCGAGGGCGACGCCGACGACCCCCTCGTAGCTTCCGAGGAAGACGGTGCCGTCGGCGACGACGGGGTCGGACTCCGGGCGCACCGACGACGACCACAGTCGGTCGCCGGTCGCGGCGTCGAGGGCGCGGAGTTCCTCGCCTGCGACGACGACGGTGCCGTCGGCCACCGCGGGGAGCGACCCGCCCGACGTCGCGGCCGCCCAGCGCCGATTCCCGCCGGCGGTGTCGAGGGCGACCAGTTCGCCGCGGCCGGGAACGAACACCGCGCCGTCGGCGACGACGGGCGGACCGGCAGGCGTGACGTCGGTGGCACGCCACCGTTCCGTCCCGTCGTCGGTGCGGAGGGCGACGACGCCGTCGGCGGTCGGCACGTACGCGGTGCCGTCGTCGAGGACGGGCGGCGCGAGTTCGCGCCCGTATCCCCGGGACGACGCGACCGACGCCGGCGCGAGTGAGTCGTCGTGCCACCGCTCTTGGCCGTCCCGGAGCGAGAGCGCGAACGCGCCCGCGCCGGTCGTGATGAAGACCCGGCCGTCGGCGACGGTCGGCGCGCTCACGTCGGTCGCGACGTCGTCGACGGACGGGGCGGGAAGCGTCGTTCGCCAGCGGAGCGTCGGGCCGTCGGTCGGCGGCCGCCGCGACGGGGCAAAGCCCGTGTTGGCGGCGTCGAACCTCGGCGCGGGCCAGGCCCCGCCGGGGAGGGTGTCGAACCCCCGGGCGGCCTCGCCCGTGCCGAACGTCGTCGTCGGCTCCGGGGGCTCGCCGTCGGGACACGACGACGAACAGCCGCCGAGTCCGGCGACGACCCCGGCCGAGAGCGTACCGAGAAACGTCCTGCGTTCGATGGAGGGCATCGGTCCCCCCTTGTGACACCTCCGTGAAAGGTGTCCCGGATCGTCTCACGCTCGGCACCGGGACACGGGCGTCGAGACGACGGCGACGGAGCGCCGAAGACACGCGAGAGCGTCCCGCGGGCAACGCTACCCGTGTTTCTCGAGTTCGACGACGAAGACTGCGCCCCTGGGGTCGTTGTCCTCGACCCAGACCCGTCCGCCGAACTGTTCGGTCAGCGTCGACACGAGATAGAGGCCGATTCCGGAGCCGGGGCTTTCGATCCCTTTCTCACCCTTCCCGAAGATCCGCGATTTCCGATCGTCCGGAACGCCCGGCCCGTTATCGGCGATCCGAACCCTGACCGTGTCTCCGTCCTCCTCGCAGGAGACGTCGACCTCGGGGGTCGAGACGTCGGAGTGGCGCACGGCGTTTTCGAGGACGTTTCTGAAGACCGACGACAGCATCTCGTTGGCCCGTACCGCCGTGTCGGGAACGCTCCCGTGGACGGTGAACTGCGCGTCCGGATACGACTCCCGGACGGCCGTGAGTTCCGTCCGGAGGTGGTGTCCCAGATCCACCGCCGTTACCTCGACGGTCCGATCCCCGGAGAGTGAGTCGATAAACTCCCGGGCCGTGTCCGTGAGTTCGATCACGTGCTCGGCTCTCTGTATCACCCGTTCGAGCGCCTCTGCACCGTCGTCGTCCACGTGTTCGTGAAGCGTGCTCGCCCACCCGTGAATCACGGCCATGTCGTTACGGATGTCGTGGCGAACGACCCGGTTCAGTGCCTCGAGTTGCTCGGTTTTCGCCTCGAGTTGCTGTCGGTACTCCTCCCGTGCAGAGACGTCGGTGATCGTGATCAGTTGTCCCGTCATCACCTCTCCCGAGGTGAACGGGGTGTGTGAGATCTGGTAGTGGCGTACGTCGTCGTCCCGGGTGAGCGTGAGGATCTCCGAGTCGGCGAGGCGATCCACGAGTGACTGGTCGACCTCCTCGAGTGGCCTCCCGGTCGACCCCCGTAACGCCGGAACGATCTCCTCTGCGGCCTGGTTGTAGTCCCGGATCCGGGACTCGGAATCGAGAAAGATCGCCGGTTCACTCGTCTCGCCCGTCAGTCGAATCGCCTCGAAGCGGCGGAGATAGACGAACAGCGTTCCGACCGCGAAGATGGCGACGCCGGGCGGTTCGTACATCAGG encodes the following:
- a CDS encoding ATP-binding protein, which encodes MDPHTDGMNPVLLGHLFVFGLSGLVCLASIPRARGIQHAGTRTGLVGLLLSVALWSGSYVGYLLAPTTSSKLGCYILGFSFALVAVGAFLYFCAAYTGRPPRRAPYRKAIVGVFLLILSLKITNPLHRLYFTSTWATDPFPHLAIQHQLLYWIVLGVSYALVAVGFFMLVEQFYHTGTDSRPLVVLAGMTGIPAIATILGPRIDSLLPLMYEPPGVAIFAVGTLFVYLRRFEAIRLTGETSEPAIFLDSESRIRDYNQAAEEIVPALRGSTGRPLEEVDQSLVDRLADSEILTLTRDDDVRHYQISHTPFTSGEVMTGQLITITDVSAREEYRQQLEAKTEQLEALNRVVRHDIRNDMAVIHGWASTLHEHVDDDGAEALERVIQRAEHVIELTDTAREFIDSLSGDRTVEVTAVDLGHHLRTELTAVRESYPDAQFTVHGSVPDTAVRANEMLSSVFRNVLENAVRHSDVSTPEVDVSCEEDGDTVRVRIADNGPGVPDDRKSRIFGKGEKGIESPGSGIGLYLVSTLTEQFGGRVWVEDNDPRGAVFVVELEKHG
- a CDS encoding type II toxin-antitoxin system HicB family antitoxin, translating into MSIDSGHGPGRESRITLTHNEDGTWTARDLEVEVSAQDEMRDEALENLDAVVDAIENDGGREPTEEELRELGIDPDENTPGRGDLPDVLK
- a CDS encoding PQQ-binding-like beta-propeller repeat protein, producing MPSIERRTFLGTLSAGVVAGLGGCSSSCPDGEPPEPTTTFGTGEAARGFDTLPGGAWPAPRFDAANTGFAPSRRPPTDGPTLRWRTTLPAPSVDDVATDVSAPTVADGRVFITTGAGAFALSLRDGQERWHDDSLAPASVASSRGYGRELAPPVLDDGTAYVPTADGVVALRTDDGTERWRATDVTPAGPPVVADGAVFVPGRGELVALDTAGGNRRWAAATSGGSLPAVADGTVVVAGEELRALDAATGDRLWSSSVRPESDPVVADGTVFLGSYEGVVGVALDDGSERWSVDRGGGRTYSMPVVTPETVYAVERPGEAGDATFALDRRAEGAPEPRWCSYVGDGAVTAAAGGHAFATGSGSGDRRAPPRLLAFTARFGEATWGFRSVEPLLAPAVLDGGVVTATRRGTVVAVGGE
- a CDS encoding cupin domain-containing protein, producing MAERLDPGSYIGFHGHFESEGPTEERYWVLNGHARLQAEYRDVTMRQFDCAFVPTGRMHTVGNTGTERVWVAAWPSKGARTVRSTPTTWRRRSDPACRRGSGA
- a CDS encoding SMP-30/gluconolactonase/LRE family protein, translated to MSTDIAIVADYGCQVAEGPIWHPDDEALYWIDVPAGSLFRYRPATGEHAHVFEADVIAGITVEADGSLLLFEDGGVVRRLDTGTWEADPVLELPEESDTRFNDVVADPAGRVFAGTMPTESRPGRLYRIDPDGTYHRLVDDLAIPNGLGFTPARDGLYVTESEARRIRRYAYEEATGRLSDRTAFAAVDRDGLPDGLTVDATGDVWSAEWNGGQVVRYDDSGAVVETVACPAETVSSLTFGGENYETAYVTTGLGYYERRSKGELGPAAGALLAADLGVEGRPEFRSRLTCP